A DNA window from Halictus rubicundus isolate RS-2024b unplaced genomic scaffold, iyHalRubi1_principal scaffold1101, whole genome shotgun sequence contains the following coding sequences:
- the LOC143364874 gene encoding uncharacterized protein LOC143364874 codes for MSNDSSESIRDLANYMQLHIRSLEALGRKKEDIANDLLTSILISRMGKETRKTWERTLSDTEVPKIDDIFKFLHMASHQCKDYETVSYNNHQRQENTHQKSHSNNNRAKYNPPKRNSPPPSPRSVRRVFNTAIQFPTCGICKSGSHAAFQCKSFLDASVEKRIELVRKSNLCYNCLKPGHSHNTCRGGRCKKCNLPHNTHLHLDSKSDRPKLESRDDTTSTETTDP; via the coding sequence ATGTCAAACGATTCATCAGAATCAATTCGTGATCTTGCAAACTACATGCAACTTCACATTCGATCACTCGAAGCGTTAGGACGGAAAAAGGAAGATATCGCGAATGATCTTCTAACTAGCATCCTCATTTCGCGAATGGGCAAGGAAACGCGGAAAACGTGGGAACGCACGTTATCCGATACCGAAGTGCCCAAAATTGATGATATTTTCAAGTTCTTGCATATGGCATCACATCAATGCAAGGATTATGAAACCGTATCGTACAATAATCACCAGAGACAAGAAAACACACATCAAAAATCACACTCTAACAATAATCGCGCAAAATACAATCCACCTAAACGTAATTCGCCACCGCCTTCGCCAAGATCAGTCCGGCGGGTTTTCAACACCGCAATACAATTCCCAACGTGTGGGATCTGTAAATCGGGATCGCACGCAGCATTTCAATGTAAATCGTTTTTAGATGCATCTGTAGAAAAACGCATTGAGTTAGTTCGCAAGTCAAATTTATGCTACAATTGCCTAAAACCGGGACATTCGCACAATACATGTCGCGGTGGCAGATGCAAAAAATGCAACCTACCGCATAACACACATTTGCATTTGGATAGCAAATCCGACAGACCAAAATTAGAATCTCGCGATGACACCACGTCAACAGAAACCACCGATCCATGA